The following proteins come from a genomic window of bacterium:
- a CDS encoding PAC2 family protein, with the protein MGDALQLHALPSLDEPTLILAFDGWNDAGDSGTAAARFVCNELPMAPLAEIDPEEYYDFTVNRPTIVMGKDHERRIEWPSFQFQFASVEDRCDIIVGVGSEPHLRWRSFCDDVLELASRVNAHRVVLLGAYLADVLYSRPVRVTGFSHPPDALGALGIEPSGYEGPTGIVGVLGDRLRQEGIPVVSFWAALPHYITATPNPRGALALIQILARYLDLPLDQTRLRTAAADFEVQVNEQVAADPELSDYVRELKKREFAQ; encoded by the coding sequence ATGGGCGACGCCCTCCAACTGCACGCCCTTCCGTCTCTCGATGAGCCGACCCTGATTCTCGCTTTCGATGGCTGGAACGACGCGGGAGATTCGGGCACCGCGGCAGCGCGCTTCGTATGCAATGAGCTGCCGATGGCGCCGCTCGCAGAGATCGACCCGGAGGAGTACTACGACTTCACGGTGAATCGGCCGACGATCGTGATGGGCAAGGACCACGAGCGCCGCATCGAATGGCCGAGCTTCCAGTTCCAGTTCGCATCGGTCGAAGACCGCTGCGACATCATCGTCGGTGTGGGCAGCGAGCCACATCTGAGATGGCGGAGTTTTTGCGACGATGTCCTGGAACTCGCCTCGCGCGTGAATGCCCATCGGGTCGTTCTTCTCGGCGCCTACCTGGCCGACGTGCTCTACTCCCGCCCGGTGCGCGTCACCGGCTTCTCCCATCCGCCCGATGCGCTGGGTGCGCTCGGCATCGAGCCCTCGGGCTATGAAGGCCCTACCGGGATCGTCGGTGTGTTAGGCGACCGCCTCCGCCAAGAGGGGATTCCGGTCGTGAGCTTCTGGGCGGCGCTGCCTCACTACATCACCGCCACCCCCAACCCGCGCGGCGCCCTGGCGCTGATCCAGATCCTGGCCCGCTACCTGGATCTCCCCCTCGACCAGACCCGCCTCCGCACGGCCGCTGCCGACTTCGAAGTTCAAGTCAACGAACAGGTGGCGGCGGATCCGGAGCTCTCCGACTACGTCCGGGAACTCAAAAAGCGGGAGTTTGCGCAGTAG
- a CDS encoding DUF1329 domain-containing protein, translating to MSAKFRLVAIAILATALLLAQTASGELPPEGRCPDFTGAPGEPGEIDTGTPLVKEGALLDLNDLLSLRKLLPEEVWNYREAFFYEGMQMTIGFCHRRYPVADFYRDATEAFRGRAKLDDEGNLTDYEAGLPFPPDTIDPGGRDAALRWAWNFEHRYRGSGPIGRFRLVDMPSRIGTPQTYEGTWHFLRTGHRSDLVASDYRVAESTKTAWVAGGRFLEPTNARHLAWRQARPRSASTDYTEPDDIFVYVPDLRKPRRAASTWTDGLYTPRYSVSGVEGAGGSVPFGTSGATSGSPGGLEAIAPTAGLLLAATEDIRKGFTGMALRPNAYDWTVLGMQEVLAPLNGVEEGWPGMSNRNYGHTGLSVASDRWDVRYAVVVRGRSRRVIDHVAAITLWIDYQTQQPLYFISQRKNGFLLDIGILVHRFSGDRAGYPAWPGGERARVFDPVAAAFYYVPGGGAGWRRESYDVQSIPIDPGKLRKLTSTDELIKGR from the coding sequence ATGTCCGCCAAGTTCCGCCTCGTCGCTATCGCGATTCTCGCAACGGCGCTGCTACTCGCCCAGACGGCCAGCGGAGAGCTGCCCCCGGAAGGCCGCTGCCCGGACTTCACGGGCGCCCCGGGGGAACCGGGCGAGATCGACACGGGCACGCCGCTCGTCAAAGAGGGCGCGCTCCTCGACCTGAACGATCTGCTCTCCCTCCGCAAGCTGCTTCCGGAGGAGGTCTGGAACTACCGGGAGGCCTTCTTCTACGAGGGCATGCAGATGACGATCGGCTTCTGCCACCGTCGCTACCCGGTGGCAGACTTCTACCGGGACGCCACCGAGGCCTTCCGCGGCCGCGCAAAATTGGACGATGAGGGGAACCTGACCGACTACGAAGCCGGCCTGCCCTTCCCTCCCGATACGATCGATCCGGGGGGGCGGGATGCCGCTCTTCGTTGGGCCTGGAATTTCGAGCATCGCTACCGCGGCTCGGGTCCGATCGGGAGATTTCGCCTCGTGGACATGCCCAGCCGGATCGGCACGCCGCAAACCTACGAGGGCACCTGGCACTTCCTGCGCACCGGTCATCGTTCGGACCTGGTCGCAAGCGACTACCGGGTAGCGGAATCCACCAAGACCGCGTGGGTGGCCGGCGGCCGGTTCCTGGAGCCGACCAATGCTCGGCACCTGGCGTGGCGACAGGCTCGGCCGCGTTCAGCCTCGACGGACTACACGGAACCCGACGACATCTTCGTCTACGTCCCGGACCTGCGGAAACCCCGCCGTGCCGCGAGCACCTGGACCGACGGACTCTACACACCGCGCTACAGCGTCTCGGGCGTCGAGGGAGCGGGCGGATCCGTGCCCTTCGGAACCAGCGGCGCCACCTCGGGCAGTCCCGGGGGGCTCGAAGCGATCGCGCCGACCGCCGGCCTCTTGCTGGCCGCCACCGAGGACATCCGCAAGGGCTTCACGGGCATGGCCCTGCGCCCGAACGCCTACGACTGGACGGTGCTGGGCATGCAGGAAGTCCTGGCCCCGCTGAACGGCGTCGAAGAAGGCTGGCCGGGCATGAGCAACCGCAACTACGGCCACACGGGCCTGTCGGTGGCCAGCGACCGCTGGGATGTCCGCTACGCCGTGGTCGTTCGTGGTCGCTCCCGGCGGGTGATCGACCATGTCGCCGCCATCACCCTGTGGATCGACTACCAGACCCAGCAACCGCTCTACTTCATCTCGCAGCGCAAGAACGGCTTCCTGCTCGATATCGGCATCCTGGTGCACCGCTTCAGCGGCGACCGTGCCGGCTACCCGGCCTGGCCCGGTGGCGAGCGCGCTCGGGTCTTCGACCCGGTTGCAGCCGCCTTCTACTACGTGCCGGGCGGCGGCGCAGGATGGCGGCGCGAATCCTACGATGTCCAATCCATCCCGATCGATCCGGGCAAGCTGCGAAAGCTCACCTCGACCGACGAGTTGATCAAGGGACGTTAG
- a CDS encoding acyl-CoA dehydrogenase, with protein sequence MPISFEMSETTRLAQDYYRAMATDHLRPISRKYDTQEHDLPTEWVDWYWNHGRKGGPEDVGPSDGFIQVCVQTEELCWGDAGLYLRTPFAGLGGAAVGAAGTKEQKKRFLSVFHGDGGPAWGAMAITEPSAGSDSAAIQTTATRDGDDWILNGTKIFCTAGEGASQQEGGFVVAWATVDPTAGRGGIKAFVVPAGTPGMTLVGLENKLGIRASDTATLQFDDCRVPTANLLGSAEVKKRDAKASSGDKGFKGAMATFDASRPIVAAMAVGVGRAALDYVLEELDRQGVRIRYDAPPAELTALERDVMEMEAELQAARLLTWRAASMMNRGRPNSLEASMAKAKAGLAVTRITQKAVELLGPPGWSKKLLVEKWMRDAKINDIYEGTQQINQLIVARRILDYPSSMLR encoded by the coding sequence ATGCCGATCTCCTTCGAAATGTCCGAAACGACCCGCCTTGCCCAGGACTACTATCGCGCCATGGCGACGGATCATCTGCGCCCGATCTCGCGCAAGTACGATACCCAGGAGCACGATCTTCCGACGGAGTGGGTCGACTGGTACTGGAACCACGGCCGAAAGGGTGGGCCCGAGGATGTCGGACCCAGCGACGGCTTCATCCAGGTCTGTGTGCAGACCGAGGAACTCTGTTGGGGAGATGCGGGGCTGTATCTTCGGACGCCTTTCGCGGGCCTCGGTGGCGCGGCCGTCGGTGCAGCGGGCACGAAGGAGCAGAAGAAGCGTTTCCTCTCGGTCTTCCACGGCGACGGAGGGCCGGCCTGGGGCGCCATGGCCATCACCGAGCCGAGCGCGGGTTCGGATAGCGCCGCCATCCAGACGACAGCGACCAGAGATGGTGACGACTGGATCCTGAACGGCACGAAGATCTTCTGCACCGCTGGGGAGGGCGCTTCGCAGCAGGAGGGTGGCTTCGTCGTAGCGTGGGCCACCGTCGATCCCACGGCGGGCCGTGGCGGAATCAAGGCGTTCGTGGTCCCGGCAGGCACGCCCGGGATGACCCTGGTGGGCCTCGAGAACAAGCTCGGCATTCGTGCTTCGGATACCGCGACGCTGCAGTTCGACGATTGCCGAGTACCGACGGCGAATCTTCTCGGCAGCGCAGAAGTCAAGAAGAGGGACGCCAAGGCCTCCTCCGGCGACAAGGGCTTCAAGGGTGCGATGGCCACGTTCGACGCCAGCCGGCCCATCGTGGCGGCCATGGCGGTCGGCGTCGGCCGCGCAGCCCTCGACTATGTCCTGGAAGAACTCGACCGTCAGGGTGTTCGCATCCGCTACGATGCACCGCCGGCAGAGCTGACGGCATTGGAACGCGATGTCATGGAGATGGAGGCCGAGCTGCAAGCCGCCCGGCTCTTGACCTGGCGTGCGGCTTCCATGATGAACCGAGGCCGTCCGAACAGTCTCGAAGCCTCAATGGCGAAGGCCAAGGCCGGCCTCGCCGTTACCCGCATCACACAGAAGGCAGTCGAATTGCTCGGGCCGCCGGGCTGGTCGAAGAAGCTGTTGGTCGAGAAGTGGATGCGGGACGCCAAGATCAACGACATCTACGAAGGCACACAGCAGATCAACCAACTGATCGTCGCACGCCGTATCCTGGACTACCCGTCCAGCATGCTCCGCTGA
- a CDS encoding acyl-CoA dehydrogenase gives MIDFEPSDEQLLIIETVRQFAEQEIRPVARECDEDGKLSNSVLAQAHELGLVANGLPEEFGGGGERSALTGALIAEELAWGDLSQALAILSPGLIALPVAEFGSDAQKQATLPRYAREQFVPGGLALQEPHFGSDPFRPTARASRDGESYVLEGEKALVPWIEGDDQVLVFADEDGTPQGFLVSREAEGLVATPEQNLGLRALPTVQLALSGVRVPASARLGEAAGCDLRRIVAQGRVAMAAAGIGVARATFEVARDYAKEREAFGVKIAQKQAIAFKLADMAIEIDGARLLTWEAAWRLDQGEDALREATLAIQQVRRVAMDASDGSVQVFGGHGYIREYLPEMHLRNARGLTVLEATALL, from the coding sequence GTGATTGACTTCGAACCGAGCGACGAGCAGCTGCTCATCATCGAAACCGTTCGCCAATTCGCCGAGCAGGAGATCCGGCCCGTTGCGCGAGAATGCGACGAAGACGGCAAACTCTCCAACTCGGTACTGGCCCAGGCCCATGAACTGGGCCTGGTTGCGAACGGCCTGCCGGAGGAATTCGGAGGAGGCGGCGAGCGAAGTGCCTTGACGGGTGCGTTGATCGCCGAGGAGCTGGCTTGGGGCGATCTCTCCCAGGCTCTGGCCATCCTCTCACCGGGTCTGATCGCCCTCCCCGTTGCCGAGTTTGGCAGCGATGCCCAGAAGCAGGCGACTCTTCCTCGTTATGCGCGCGAGCAATTCGTTCCGGGTGGGCTGGCACTCCAGGAACCGCACTTCGGTTCGGACCCCTTTCGACCGACGGCCCGTGCTTCTCGGGACGGCGAAAGCTACGTGCTCGAAGGAGAGAAGGCCCTCGTCCCGTGGATCGAGGGCGACGATCAGGTGCTGGTCTTTGCCGACGAGGACGGCACACCCCAGGGCTTTCTCGTATCCCGGGAGGCCGAGGGCCTCGTAGCGACCCCCGAGCAGAACTTGGGACTCCGCGCCCTGCCGACGGTGCAGCTCGCGCTCTCCGGCGTACGCGTTCCCGCTTCGGCCCGCCTCGGCGAGGCCGCCGGTTGCGATCTACGTCGCATCGTCGCCCAGGGCCGGGTCGCCATGGCGGCCGCGGGGATCGGCGTAGCCCGAGCCACCTTCGAGGTCGCCCGGGACTACGCCAAGGAGCGCGAAGCCTTCGGCGTGAAGATCGCCCAGAAGCAGGCCATCGCCTTCAAGCTTGCGGACATGGCCATCGAGATCGATGGCGCCCGGCTGCTCACCTGGGAGGCGGCCTGGCGGCTGGACCAGGGCGAGGATGCCCTTCGCGAAGCCACCCTCGCCATCCAGCAGGTCCGACGGGTCGCCATGGACGCGAGCGACGGTTCTGTGCAGGTCTTCGGGGGCCACGGCTACATCCGCGAGTACCTTCCCGAAATGCACCTGCGCAACGCCCGGGGCCTGACCGTCCTCGAAGCCACCGCTCTCCTCTAG
- a CDS encoding acetyl-CoA C-acetyltransferase, producing the protein MGDAWIIDAVRTPRGKGKKETGSLSGVHPQQLLGQTLNALKDRNGFDPADVEDVVAGCVSAVGEQAACIARNGVLAAGWDPRTASGVTLNRFCGSGQQAVNFAAMGVMAGQQDLVIGGGVESMSRVPMGAAGGGLDGKDPQLAALHPLVPQGISADLIATIEGFSREELDGFAAESQARCEIAQKDGRFDGSLVPVRDAEGNMALDRDEHPRPGGTVESLGNLKPSFEGMGAYVQEGETRTMDEKARSVYPQLAAIEHVHTAANSSGIVDGAAAVLVAAPDYAKAHDLKPRARIIATATAADEPVIMLTAPTPATERCLKRAGMEVGDIDLFEINEAFAAIPMKVMRDLDMDHAKVNVNGGAIALGHPLGATGAMLIGTLLDELERQDKTSGLITMCIGGGMGIATIIERV; encoded by the coding sequence GACGCTGTGAGGACCCCTCGCGGCAAGGGCAAGAAAGAGACGGGAAGCCTCTCGGGCGTCCATCCGCAGCAATTGCTGGGCCAGACCCTGAACGCGCTGAAGGATCGCAACGGCTTTGATCCGGCGGACGTAGAAGATGTGGTCGCCGGTTGCGTTTCGGCCGTTGGCGAGCAGGCCGCGTGCATCGCCCGCAACGGCGTCCTCGCTGCGGGCTGGGATCCCCGCACCGCCAGCGGCGTCACCTTGAACCGCTTCTGCGGGTCCGGCCAACAGGCCGTGAACTTCGCCGCCATGGGCGTGATGGCCGGCCAGCAGGATCTGGTGATTGGAGGCGGCGTCGAGAGCATGTCCCGGGTGCCGATGGGCGCTGCGGGCGGCGGCCTCGACGGAAAGGACCCCCAGCTCGCCGCGCTCCATCCCCTCGTGCCCCAGGGCATCTCGGCCGACCTGATTGCCACCATCGAGGGCTTCTCCCGCGAGGAGTTGGACGGGTTCGCCGCCGAGAGCCAGGCACGCTGCGAGATCGCCCAGAAGGACGGCCGATTCGACGGAAGCCTGGTCCCGGTCCGAGATGCCGAGGGCAACATGGCCCTCGATCGCGACGAACATCCGCGCCCCGGCGGCACGGTAGAGAGCCTCGGCAACCTGAAGCCCTCCTTCGAGGGAATGGGCGCCTACGTACAAGAGGGCGAAACCCGGACCATGGACGAGAAGGCGCGCTCGGTCTACCCGCAGCTCGCCGCCATCGAGCACGTCCACACGGCGGCCAATTCGTCCGGCATCGTCGACGGCGCAGCTGCCGTACTGGTCGCCGCGCCCGACTACGCGAAGGCGCACGATCTCAAGCCGCGTGCACGCATCATTGCGACCGCCACGGCGGCCGACGAACCGGTCATCATGCTGACCGCACCTACGCCGGCTACCGAACGTTGCCTGAAGAGGGCGGGCATGGAGGTCGGCGATATCGACCTCTTCGAGATCAACGAAGCGTTCGCCGCCATCCCGATGAAGGTGATGCGCGACCTCGACATGGACCACGCCAAGGTGAACGTGAACGGCGGAGCCATCGCCCTCGGTCACCCGCTCGGAGCGACGGGCGCCATGCTCATCGGAACGCTGCTCGACGAGCTCGAACGCCAGGACAAGACGTCCGGACTCATCACGATGTGCATCGGGGGCGGAATGGGTATCGCAACGATCATCGAGCGCGTGTAG
- a CDS encoding sensor histidine kinase, whose product MNRRSIGLPLVVGITLMVLALLLAIGWQVLVVGDLGPVTRGLTAVHWTFLILGSAFFVLIIVGSLLLIIWLVREIRLNQRQQAFLDAVTHEMKTPLASLRLYVETLARHDPAVARRREFLGRMEEDVERLERTVNQVLIAARADARAKASDEVTDLTELVEEVAGEIRRHFTLEPGAIVLGRRRAVSVLGDRGELGVVVRNLLENAAKYSAPEVQIYVDLEPVGDRIELVIADRGIGIAAADLGRIFDRFARVGRDVQRQAGLGLGLFIVWNLVRRNGGKVVARSEGLGRGSEFRVSLRAAEGVA is encoded by the coding sequence TTGAATCGTCGTTCGATCGGCTTGCCCCTCGTCGTTGGCATCACCCTCATGGTGTTGGCCCTGCTGCTCGCGATCGGCTGGCAGGTGCTGGTGGTGGGCGATCTGGGCCCGGTGACGCGAGGTCTCACAGCGGTCCACTGGACCTTCCTGATCCTGGGTTCGGCGTTCTTCGTGCTGATCATCGTCGGATCCCTGCTGTTGATCATCTGGTTGGTTCGCGAGATCCGGCTGAACCAGCGTCAACAGGCGTTCCTCGATGCCGTGACCCACGAGATGAAGACTCCGCTGGCTTCGCTGCGGCTCTACGTCGAGACCCTGGCCCGGCACGATCCGGCCGTGGCACGACGTCGGGAGTTCCTCGGCCGCATGGAGGAGGATGTCGAGCGGCTCGAGCGCACGGTCAACCAGGTCCTGATCGCGGCGCGAGCCGATGCGCGGGCCAAGGCGTCCGACGAAGTCACCGATCTCACCGAGTTGGTGGAGGAAGTCGCCGGGGAGATTCGCCGGCATTTCACGCTCGAGCCAGGTGCCATCGTGCTGGGTCGGCGTCGCGCAGTCTCCGTCCTCGGCGATCGGGGTGAACTGGGAGTGGTCGTTCGCAATCTGCTCGAGAACGCCGCCAAGTACTCGGCCCCGGAAGTCCAGATCTACGTCGACCTCGAGCCCGTCGGTGATCGGATCGAGTTGGTGATCGCGGATCGCGGTATCGGTATTGCCGCGGCCGACCTGGGTCGGATCTTCGATCGTTTCGCGCGGGTCGGCCGCGACGTTCAGCGCCAGGCAGGCCTCGGATTGGGGCTCTTCATCGTCTGGAATCTGGTCCGACGGAACGGCGGAAAGGTCGTGGCGCGGAGCGAAGGCCTCGGACGTGGCAGCGAATTCCGGGTGAGCCTGCGTGCTGCGGAAGGGGTCGCCTAG
- a CDS encoding response regulator transcription factor: MSRIVVVEDEANIADGLTFNLEAEGHEVEVIADGGEAAERLGAPDRQPCDLVILDLMLPGLSGHEVARRARAAGNYVPILILTAKDDPDDVVRGIEEGADDYLTKPFKLDELLVRTRSLLRRRRWDGAGPADDGDTELQLGEVCVRFDRFEVESPEGVQPLTPREVGLLRALLDREGHAVSRGELLESVWGLHPETRTRVVDSFIVRLRRYLEPDPARPRHIVSVRGHGYKFVR, encoded by the coding sequence ATGTCGCGAATCGTCGTGGTCGAGGACGAGGCCAACATCGCCGATGGGCTGACTTTCAACCTCGAGGCTGAAGGCCATGAGGTGGAAGTGATCGCCGATGGCGGAGAAGCGGCCGAACGGCTGGGTGCTCCCGATCGCCAACCCTGCGACCTGGTCATCCTCGATCTCATGCTTCCGGGCCTCTCGGGGCACGAGGTTGCGCGTCGCGCCCGCGCCGCGGGGAACTACGTGCCGATCTTGATCCTCACCGCCAAAGACGATCCGGACGACGTGGTACGCGGAATCGAAGAGGGTGCTGACGACTACCTGACGAAACCCTTCAAGCTCGATGAGCTTCTGGTGCGCACGCGCTCGCTTCTGCGCCGGCGCCGCTGGGACGGGGCAGGACCCGCGGATGACGGAGACACCGAACTGCAACTGGGGGAGGTCTGTGTGCGATTCGATCGCTTCGAGGTCGAATCGCCCGAGGGCGTCCAGCCCCTGACTCCGCGGGAGGTCGGCCTCCTTCGAGCGCTGCTCGATCGGGAGGGCCATGCGGTGAGCCGCGGCGAGTTGCTGGAGAGCGTGTGGGGCCTCCATCCGGAGACGAGAACGCGGGTCGTGGACAGCTTCATCGTGCGGCTGCGCCGCTATCTCGAGCCCGACCCGGCGCGTCCCAGGCACATCGTGTCCGTGCGAGGGCACGGCTACAAGTTCGTGCGCTAG